A genomic region of Mesobacillus jeotgali contains the following coding sequences:
- a CDS encoding nucleotidyltransferase, with protein MKAVGVVVEYNPFHNGHLFHLQQAKEQSGADISIAAMSGNFLQRGEPALVSKWARTKMALEAGVDIVFELPYRFATQHAETFAEGSVSILSAAGCDTLCFGSESGDLEAFNKTVTFLEENNEDFQDRIRLYTREGYSYPKSIALSFQSLAPDESFIDISRPNNILGLHYIQAIIRQKSLMKAETITRKSAGYHDEHFASATIASATSIRKALFGAAGEIDNIKQYVPEATYEQLTNYRDQYGGFHSWENYWPLLKYKLLQSSPSELKGFYEVEEGLENRLLAAAASSESFQQFMECIKTKRYTWTRLQRVCLHILTNTSKNTMKTSQKTVNYLRLLGATEKGRSYLNYKKKDFSLPLVSKLSAFSDPDIELDIKASRIYALGQNGRGQEQLLAEEFARPPIMLKS; from the coding sequence GAACAATCTGGTGCAGATATATCGATTGCAGCGATGAGCGGGAACTTCCTGCAGCGCGGAGAGCCCGCACTTGTCTCTAAATGGGCGAGGACGAAGATGGCTCTCGAGGCAGGCGTTGACATCGTGTTTGAGCTTCCCTACCGTTTTGCGACGCAGCATGCGGAAACTTTTGCAGAAGGGTCAGTATCGATTCTTTCTGCTGCCGGTTGTGACACTCTTTGTTTTGGCAGTGAATCAGGTGATTTGGAGGCTTTTAATAAAACGGTCACCTTTCTTGAAGAAAACAATGAAGACTTCCAGGATAGAATAAGACTCTACACTCGAGAAGGATATAGTTATCCTAAATCAATCGCCCTTAGTTTCCAGTCTCTTGCACCAGATGAAAGCTTTATCGATATTTCAAGGCCGAATAACATCCTTGGACTTCATTACATACAGGCGATCATCAGGCAAAAAAGCTTAATGAAAGCTGAAACGATCACCAGGAAAAGTGCCGGTTACCACGATGAGCATTTTGCCTCCGCCACGATTGCCAGCGCTACAAGCATACGCAAAGCCCTATTCGGAGCGGCAGGAGAAATAGACAATATTAAGCAATACGTACCAGAAGCGACCTACGAACAGCTCACAAACTACAGGGATCAATATGGCGGTTTCCATTCATGGGAAAATTACTGGCCTTTATTGAAGTATAAATTGCTCCAAAGCAGTCCGTCAGAATTAAAGGGCTTCTATGAAGTAGAAGAAGGACTGGAAAACAGATTACTTGCCGCTGCTGCTTCCTCAGAATCATTCCAGCAATTCATGGAATGCATCAAAACAAAGCGTTATACATGGACAAGGCTGCAGAGAGTCTGCCTTCATATTTTAACCAATACAAGCAAAAACACAATGAAAACGAGCCAAAAAACGGTGAATTACTTGAGGCTATTAGGTGCAACCGAAAAGGGCCGATCTTACCTGAACTATAAGAAAAAGGATTTCAGTCTGCCGCTCGTTTCAAAACTCTCCGCTTTTTCTGACCCTGATATCGAACTGGATATTAAAGCATCAAGGATTTATGCTCTCGGACAAAATGGAAGGGGGCAAGAACAGCTGCTTGCAGAAGAATTCGCCAGGCCCCCAATCATGTTGAAATCATGA